One genomic window of Caballeronia sp. SBC1 includes the following:
- a CDS encoding haloacid dehalogenase type II, whose protein sequence is MALNALEHTRRPQWLTFDCYGTLIQWDEGLQAAVRKILSAKQTEAVNPARFIGIYDRHEHALEQTSPHRSFRSVTADALRLALNELGLQSDANDARVLTDSISAMPPFPEVTAALQRLKEAGYRLCIVSNTDDEIIAGNVAQLGGLIDRVVTAQQAGAYKPSRKIFDYAFATLGVTRDDVVHICASPHLDHAAAREVGFRCVWIDRGTGRTALPDYTPDATLATLDQVPGLFNRSGW, encoded by the coding sequence ATGGCTCTTAACGCGCTTGAGCACACCCGCCGGCCGCAATGGCTTACCTTCGACTGCTATGGCACCCTGATCCAGTGGGATGAGGGACTGCAAGCCGCAGTCCGCAAGATACTGTCCGCCAAGCAAACAGAGGCGGTTAATCCAGCCCGCTTCATCGGCATTTACGATCGGCATGAACACGCGCTTGAGCAAACCTCGCCACATCGGTCGTTTCGCAGCGTGACCGCGGATGCATTGCGGCTCGCACTCAATGAACTAGGCTTGCAAAGCGACGCAAATGACGCCCGCGTGCTAACCGACAGCATCTCCGCCATGCCGCCGTTTCCCGAAGTGACCGCTGCTTTGCAGCGGCTTAAGGAAGCGGGTTATCGTTTGTGTATTGTGTCGAATACGGATGACGAGATCATCGCCGGCAATGTCGCGCAGCTTGGCGGGTTGATCGATCGAGTCGTCACGGCGCAGCAGGCCGGGGCTTACAAACCATCGCGTAAAATATTCGATTATGCTTTTGCAACGCTGGGCGTAACCAGGGACGATGTCGTTCATATTTGCGCCAGCCCGCACCTCGATCATGCGGCTGCGCGCGAAGTCGGCTTTCGTTGCGTGTGGATCGATCGTGGTACGGGCCGCACGGCGCTGCCGGATTACACACCCGACGCAACGCTTGCGACGCTCGACCAGGTGCCCGGGCTTTTCAATAGATCAGGCTGGTAA
- a CDS encoding aldolase yields the protein MAHSLSVDSAPARSHTSHTPRLDSDAVMQARIELAACFQLAAQRGYEEGVCNHFSAVVPGQDDLFLVNPYGYAFSEITASRLLVCDFEGHVIAGEGQPEATAFYIHARLHRSKPRVKAAFHTHMPNATALCLIEGPPLLWLGQTALKFYGRTAVDEDYNGLALGESEGDRIGDAMGDADILFLKNHGVMVAGASIAEAWDDLYYLERAAEVQLKAMSSNQPLKPVPHEVAQRTYEQMRLGDAESARAHLDSSIRILRNQGNRFEQ from the coding sequence ATGGCTCACTCGCTTTCAGTCGACAGCGCCCCTGCTCGCTCGCACACCTCGCATACCCCACGTCTTGATTCCGACGCTGTCATGCAGGCACGCATCGAACTTGCCGCGTGTTTCCAGCTCGCGGCACAACGAGGTTACGAGGAAGGCGTTTGCAATCATTTTTCAGCCGTCGTGCCGGGGCAAGATGATCTGTTTCTTGTCAATCCGTATGGCTATGCGTTTAGCGAGATCACCGCATCGCGCTTGCTCGTTTGCGACTTCGAGGGGCATGTGATCGCTGGTGAAGGCCAGCCGGAAGCCACTGCGTTTTATATCCACGCGCGGTTGCATCGGTCAAAACCGCGCGTAAAAGCTGCTTTCCATACGCATATGCCGAACGCGACCGCGTTGTGCCTGATCGAAGGGCCGCCACTTTTGTGGCTTGGGCAAACGGCGTTGAAATTCTATGGCCGCACTGCCGTCGACGAGGATTACAACGGCCTGGCACTGGGTGAGTCGGAGGGAGATCGCATTGGTGACGCCATGGGCGACGCTGACATCCTGTTCCTGAAGAACCACGGCGTGATGGTGGCCGGGGCGAGCATAGCGGAGGCTTGGGACGATCTCTATTATCTGGAGCGTGCGGCAGAGGTCCAGCTTAAGGCCATGAGCAGCAACCAGCCGCTTAAACCCGTGCCGCACGAGGTCGCACAGCGCACGTATGAACAAATGCGCTTGGGCGATGCAGAAAGCGCCCGCGCGCACCTGGACAGCTCGATTCGAATATTGCGCAACCAGGGGAACAGGTTCGAACAATAA
- a CDS encoding M24 family metallopeptidase: MSNTTQQAVGEKFVLESMHYARDKTWEVVEQVAACIQPGMLESEAVSECKRVLQELEMERIWHPILIRFGENTLRTFKQRSEEDPRLKDDDIFFVDLGVVWKGHEGDAGATFVVGADAEMKACADAAKTVFDEVEHHWRTTGAGGKALYDYAAERALALGWKLNLDIKGHRVSDFPHAIYKAGNLGNFEPHPEAGLWILEIQLAHPTRPFGSFYEDLLASVVSAKKS, from the coding sequence GTGAGCAATACCACGCAACAAGCGGTCGGAGAGAAATTCGTCCTCGAATCCATGCATTACGCGCGCGACAAAACGTGGGAAGTCGTCGAACAAGTGGCGGCTTGCATTCAGCCTGGAATGCTCGAGTCGGAAGCAGTGAGCGAGTGCAAGCGGGTTCTGCAGGAACTAGAGATGGAGCGAATCTGGCATCCCATCCTGATCCGGTTTGGAGAAAACACCTTGCGGACGTTCAAGCAACGTTCCGAAGAAGATCCGCGGCTAAAAGACGATGACATTTTTTTCGTCGATCTCGGCGTGGTCTGGAAAGGACATGAAGGCGATGCGGGCGCGACGTTCGTGGTCGGTGCGGACGCGGAGATGAAAGCGTGCGCGGATGCCGCAAAGACCGTCTTCGATGAGGTCGAACATCATTGGCGAACGACGGGAGCCGGCGGCAAGGCGCTGTATGACTACGCGGCGGAGCGTGCGTTGGCGCTGGGGTGGAAACTGAACCTCGACATCAAAGGGCATCGCGTGAGCGATTTCCCGCACGCAATCTACAAGGCGGGGAACCTGGGGAATTTCGAGCCGCATCCTGAGGCCGGACTCTGGATCCTGGAGATTCAGCTCGCTCATCCTACAAGGCCGTTCGGCTCGTTTTACGAGGACCTGCTTGCCTCAGTCGTGTCGGCGAAGAAAAGCTAA